In the genome of Sphingomonas alpina, the window GGATCAGCAAGGGGCGTGCCAGACGACCCGTGGAGGGGGGAAGAGCGACCAACCGCGCATCGGCCACCCGCAGTGCGCGATATTCAACAGAATCCGTGCTGAGTTTTCAGCGATCCCGGTTCGATTTTGGTCAGATCAGGCCGAAATTCTTGAGATGAGTCCGCACCACATTGCGCGTGATGCCAAGCGCCGCGGCGGTCCTGATCTGATTGGATCCGCACAAATGGAAAGTCTCGGTCACCACTGCGCTGACCAGCCGGTCGAGCATCGCTTCATGGTCGCCGTCGAGCAGTTTTGCGACCAGCGGGCGCACGATCTCCTCCAGCGTTCCTCCCTCCAGTCTCGGCGCAACATTGGCCTCGCCCCGACCTTCATCCAAGGAAAGGACAGGTGGATAGAATGCGATCCCCTGGCCGGTCGGCAATCCAAGATCCTCGATCTGGATCAGCCCGTCCTGATTGACCAGAGTGGCGCGGTAGATCGCATTCTCCAACTCGCGGATATTGCCCGGCCAGCCATAATGATAAAGCGCTTCCTCGGCGGCGGAGCTGAGATCGAGCCGCCGCGGCTGGATCTTGTCGCCATAAACCTGGAGGAAATGGCGCGCGAGCGGCAGGATGTCGGCGCGCCGTTCGCGCAGCGGCAGCAGCGGCAATGTCACCACCTGAAGCCGGTAGAACAGGTCCGGGCGGAACGCGCCGGTCGCCACCGCGTGATGCAGGTCGACATTGGTCGCGGCGATCACCCGTACGTCGAGCGGGATCGCCGTACGCGACCCGAGTCGCACCACTTCGCGCTCCTGCAGCACGCGCAGCAATTTCACCTGCAGCGAAAGCGGCAGGTCGCCCAGTTCGTCGAGGAACAAGGTCCCGCCATTCGCGGCCTCGAACCAGCCGGGGCGGGCGGCATGTGCACCGGTGTAAGCGCCTCGTTCATAGCCGAACAGCTCGCCCTCGATCAGCGTTTCCGAAAAAGCGCCGCAATTGACGGCGAGGAACGGTCCCTGCGCACGGTGGCTGAGCGAATGGACATAGCGTGCGACCAGTTCCTTGCCGGTGCCGGTCTCGCCGATCACCAGGATGTTTGCCTCGCTTGGTGCGGTTTTCTCGATCAGCGGCACCAGCGCGCGCGAGCGCGGGTCGGAGAAGATGAAGGCGCGGGCGCGTGCCCCCACCGCATGATGTTTGTCGGAATCGAACGACAGCACGGAGCGCCCGCCAGGGTGCTTCGTTGCCGAGAGTCCGACGTCGATCCGCTCTGCGATATCGTCGTGCGGGATAGCGACCATTGGTTCCTCCCGATCAGATTCGCAGGATAGCAGCAATACTCCTATCGGTTAAGTAGGAATTCAATGGCGCGGCCTAGCTCAGCTATCCGAGCTAACGACCGACTCCGGCCGGATCCCGGCGCGGCGACCCAGCGCAGCGTCGAGCGGGCGGGTGTCGATCCATTGCCCCACATCCACGCGTGCATCGAGAAAGCCGTGCAACCACAGGAAGTTGGCTTGGGAACGCAGCATTTCGACGCGATCGGCCGAGAGGTCGGGATGGAGCGAACGATGGAAATCGCCGCGGTAGGTCGCCTCCACCGCGGCGACCCCGGCCAGCGTCTCGTGCGCCAGGATGTGCTTCAGTTCCGCCAGATTGGTCGAGGCCCAGTCGGCCGCGCGCAGCGTCTGTTCGAGGAAGCGCACCACCAGGTCGAAATGGTGCTCGATCATATGTTCGTGCACGGTGATCGGGCGCGGCGTGCCGTTGTTCACCCGCGCGAGCCGGCTCGGATAGGCATCGAGATCGATCGCCACCGACAGCCCGAGCCGTGCCGCAGTCTCGGCCGCCGCCGCGCCTTTTACATAGACCGCATCGACGCGACCGGCGGCAAGCCATTCGAGCCCGAGCCACAGCCGGCGCATGCCCTGCGCGCTAGGCTGCTCCACCGGCGGGGCGGGAACATCGACCAGCCGGACATCCTCCAGGTCGAGCCGGCCCAGCGCCAGCGCGCTCTTGATGCCATGGAGCGCCATGCCGCGGGCAATGCTTTCCCCGCGCGTGCGCGCGAAGCCGGGCAGGGCGAAGCGCAGGCCCTTCAGGTCCGCCGGCTCCAGCACTCGCGTGTCCGGCCGGACCATGATCGCCTGGCGTTCGTCGATCCAGGTCAGGCCGATCACGCGCGTTGGTGCGCCCAGTGCGCGGGCGGCGAGCGCCTGGATATTGCCGCCTTCGCGGAACAGATATTGCGCCTGCCGTTCGGGATCGGGCGCGACAAGGTTGAGCCCGGCTTCGCGCACGCGCTTGGTGGTGATCCCGTCGCGCCCGAACTCCTCGGTCATCCAGCCCAATGCCCAGGCGACGCCGGACGCCGCAGGAACGGGGCATCGGGTGAGCCAGATACAGTCGGGGTCGTGTTGCGCCGGTGTCGCGCGTCCGGACATTCGGCTCGTCTCCTGCCTCGGTGCGTCCTGCCTGCCAGAGCGGACGCACGGTTTTGATACGGTATCAGCAAACCATGTGCCAAGTCGCCCGGCGGCCATTTCGTGTGCTTGCGGGGCCGGGTGCCGCT includes:
- a CDS encoding sigma-54 interaction domain-containing protein produces the protein MVAIPHDDIAERIDVGLSATKHPGGRSVLSFDSDKHHAVGARARAFIFSDPRSRALVPLIEKTAPSEANILVIGETGTGKELVARYVHSLSHRAQGPFLAVNCGAFSETLIEGELFGYERGAYTGAHAARPGWFEAANGGTLFLDELGDLPLSLQVKLLRVLQEREVVRLGSRTAIPLDVRVIAATNVDLHHAVATGAFRPDLFYRLQVVTLPLLPLRERRADILPLARHFLQVYGDKIQPRRLDLSSAAEEALYHYGWPGNIRELENAIYRATLVNQDGLIQIEDLGLPTGQGIAFYPPVLSLDEGRGEANVAPRLEGGTLEEIVRPLVAKLLDGDHEAMLDRLVSAVVTETFHLCGSNQIRTAAALGITRNVVRTHLKNFGLI
- a CDS encoding ABC transporter substrate-binding protein; the encoded protein is MSGRATPAQHDPDCIWLTRCPVPAASGVAWALGWMTEEFGRDGITTKRVREAGLNLVAPDPERQAQYLFREGGNIQALAARALGAPTRVIGLTWIDERQAIMVRPDTRVLEPADLKGLRFALPGFARTRGESIARGMALHGIKSALALGRLDLEDVRLVDVPAPPVEQPSAQGMRRLWLGLEWLAAGRVDAVYVKGAAAAETAARLGLSVAIDLDAYPSRLARVNNGTPRPITVHEHMIEHHFDLVVRFLEQTLRAADWASTNLAELKHILAHETLAGVAAVEATYRGDFHRSLHPDLSADRVEMLRSQANFLWLHGFLDARVDVGQWIDTRPLDAALGRRAGIRPESVVSSDS